The Trypanosoma brucei brucei TREU927 chromosome 9, whole genome shotgun sequence genome includes a window with the following:
- a CDS encoding ribosomal protein S6, putative (similar to NHP2-like protein 1 (High mobility group-like nuclear protein 2homolog 1) ((U4/U6.U5) tri- snRNP 15.5 kDa protein) (Sperm specificantigen 1) (Fertilization antigen 1) (FA-1). (Swiss-Prot:Q9D0T1) (Mus musculus;)) yields the protein MTAEISEKAFPLAGDRLTQTILDIVQEASNAKMIKKGANEATKALNRGIADLIVLAGDTNPIEILLHLPLLCEDKNVPYVFVPSKTALGRAAQVSRNAVALAILQMENSPISAKIQAVKLEIERLL from the coding sequence ATGACGGCTGAAATCAGCGAAAAGGCTTTCCCTCTTGCTGGCGATCGCCTCACGCAGACCATCCTGGACATAGTACAGGAAGCCAGTAATGCAAAGATGATTAAGAAGGGAGCCAATGAGGCCACGAAGGCGCTCAACCGTGGTATTGCGGACCTGATCGTGCTTGCGGGCGATACGAACCCTATCGAGATCCTTCTTCACCTCCCGCTTCTATGCGAAGACAAAAATGTGCCGTACGTGTTTGTTCCCTCAAAGACGGCATTAGGGCGCGCGGCGCAAGTGTCACGGAATGCGGTGGCTCTAGCGATCCTCCAGATGGAGAACAGCCCCATTTCGGCTAAGATACAGGCGGTTAAATTGGAGATTGAACGGCTCCTGTAG
- a CDS encoding hypothetical protein, unlikely (GPI-Anchor Signal predicted for Tb09.160.3680 by DGPI v2.04 with cleavage site probability 2.4940002 near 15), with the protein MQVYRLLVIILVHPSLAHHSFPLLYAPLSSSFLFLDFVSFLFVLL; encoded by the coding sequence ATGCAGGTTTACCGTTTGCTCGTTATTATACTCGTGCATCCCAGTCTCGCCCACcattccttccctttactttacgctcctctctcttcttcttttctcttccttgattttgtatcttttctttttgttttgttataa
- a CDS encoding phosphomevalonate kinase protein, putative (similar to Phosphomevalonate kinase (EC 2.7.4.2) (Swiss-Prot:P24521) (Saccharomyces cerevisiae)), with protein MVVASCPGKVLILGGYLIVEEPNVGISVGTTARFVTRVASWKKCSDGKCRVHIVSSQFNKEFTFECAAEEDSDSTIKIVQLEGAPSPFLFYGILYSVAGALLFGGDIFRDVTLELLADNDFYSQRNYLESQGKPVTAANLRLIPRYTPLLGEVSKTGLGSSAAMTTSVVACLLQLYVFDSKKNNATESVERAPELPLRLEDVTEFIHRISQVAHCVAQGKVGSGFDVYTATFGTCVYRRFSARVLEKLVKGNEPPKRVTIPLLRECVETDEVWVQRIPFRLPTGLQLLLGDVHKGGTETPGMVSKVMSWRRSVTTDPNSLWERLRMSNEKYVEALQGLIKQSQEAPVAYTEAVKNLKSVVLAKHNPSTEAERLWVEAASVASTSRRYLREMGEAAQVQIEPPELTSLLDATCSIPGVFAVGCPGAGGYDAVFALVLGEEVCSAVERFWECYNDLQVCPLLVRGDANGLVLD; from the coding sequence ATGGTCGTGGCATCGTGTCCGGGAAAAGTGCTGATTCTTGGTGGTTACCTAATAGTTGAGGAGCCAAATGTTGGTATTTCCGTAGGAACAACCGCGCGCTTCGTGACACGTGTGGCGTCGTGGAAAAAATGCTCTGATGGAAAGTGTCGAGTGCACATCGTCTCGTCACAGTTCAACAAGGAGTTTACGTTTGAATGCGCGGCTGAAGAGGACAGTGATTCCACTATCAAGATTGTGCAATTAGAGGGTGCACCATCGCCGTTTCTCTTCTACGGTATTTTGTACTCGGTTGCCGGCGCTCTATTATTTGGTGGTGATATTTTTCGTGATGTTACCCTAGAGTTGTTGGCGGATAACGATTTCTACAGCCAAAGGAATTATTTGGAGTCCCAAGGCAAGCCGGTGACCGCAGCCAACCTGCGGCTCATCCCCCGTTATACGCCCCTCTTGGGGGAGGTTTCCAAAACTGGTCTAGGATCTTCAGCGGCAATGACCACTAGTGTCGTAGCGTGCCTGCTCCAACTTTATGTTTTTGAttcgaagaaaaacaatgccACTGAGTCCGTGGAGAGGGCACCGGAGCTACCTCTACGTTTGGAGGATGTAACAGAGTTTATTCATCGTATTAGTCAGGTTGCCCACTGCGTAGCACAGGGAAAAGTGGGGAGCGGGTTTGATGTCTACACGGCCACGTTCGGGACGTGTGTGTACCGACGGTTCTCCGCACGCGTGCTGGAAAAGCTCGTAAAGGGTAATGAACCTCCGAAGCGCGTCACTATTCCTCTTTTACGTGAGTGTGTCGAGACGGATGAAGTGTGGGTTCAGAGGATACCCTTCCGGCTTCCTACCGGGTTGCAGCTTCTTTTAGGGGATGTACACAAGGGAGGAACAGAAACACCTGGCATGGTGTCGAAGGTCATGTCATGGAGGCGGTCGGTGACCACGGACCCCAACAGCTTGTGGGAGCGACTTCGCATGAGTAATGAAAAATATGTAGAGGCGCTCCAGGGGCTAATCAAACAGTCTCAGGAGGCCCCGGTTGCATACACCGAGGCAGTGAAAAATTTGAAGAGCGTCGTATTGGCTAAACACAACCCCTCCACGGAGGCTGAGAGGCTATGGGTGGAGGCGGCGTCAGTTGCCTCAACAAGTCGCCGTTACCTTAGGGAGATGGGAGAGGCGGCTCAGGTGCAAATAGAACCTCCCGAACTCACCTCACTCCTTGATGCCACGTGCTCTATTCCCGGTGTGTTTGCCGTGGGTTGCCCTGGCGCTGGCGGATATGACGCCGTGTTTGCCTTAGTTCTCGGCGAGGAGGTTTGCTCTGCGGTGGAGCGCTTCTGGGAGTGCTACAATGACCTTCAGGTATGTCCTTTGCTAGTGCGAGGGGATGCAAATGGGCTTGTTCTTGATTAA
- a CDS encoding proliferative cell nuclear antigen, translated as MLEAQVLHANLWKRLIECINGLVNEANFDCNPGGLSIQAMDTSHVALVHMLLRDDCFTKYQCERNSVLGLNLASLSKVLKIVEATDSLTLRHEDDSDVVTLTSENGERSRKCEYQLKLLEIETEAMGIPEMDYKSIVTLSSQEFAKIVRDMTVFGDTVNIEILKESVKFSSCGDVGEGYALLRASHAPTVDPRSKGESDVKTEDEEADACSVRTHSAKGKDGPLGIGVDVRTNEPITLSFALRFMNIFAKGATLSDRVSLKFAKESPCMVEYSIDQVGYLRYYLAPKVDDAE; from the coding sequence ATGCTTGAGGCTCAGGTTCTGCACGCTAACTTGTGGAAGCGTCTCATTGAATGCATTAACGGTCTTGTTAATGAGGCGAACTTCGATTGTAATCCCGGTGGCCTCTCCATTCAAGCTATGGATACGAGCCACGTTGCCCTCGTGCACATGCTGCTTCGCGATGATTGCTTCACGAAGTACCAGTGTGAGCGCAACAGTGTCCTCGGGCTTAACCTCGCTTCCCTTTCCAAGGTGTTGAAGATTGTGGAAGCAACTGATAGCCTAACGCTCCGCCACGAAGATGATTCCGACGTTGTCACACTAACATCGGAGAATGGAGAGAGGTCTCGCAAGTGTGAGTATCAACTCAAATTGCTGGAGATTGAGACTGAGGCTATGGGTATTCCTGAGATGGATTACAAATCCATTGTGACCCTAAGTTCCCAGGAATTTGCCAAAATCGTCCGCGACATGACCGTTTTTGGTGATACTGTCAACATTGAGATTCTCAAGGAGAGCGTTAAGTTCAGTTCGTGTGGCGATGTGGGCGAAGGTTACGCGTTGCTGCGGGCGAGCCATGCCCCAACAGTTGACCCCCGATCAAAAGGTGAGTCGGATGTCAAAACAGAAGATGAAGAGGCTGACGCTTGCAGTGTCCGCACTCATTcagcaaaagggaaggatggGCCACTGGGTATTGGTGTTGATGTCCGCACTAATGAGCCTATCACGCTGTCATTCGCCCTGCGATTCATGAACATATTCGCAAAAGGGGCAACACTTAGTGACCGCGTGTCGCTCAAGTTCGCCAAGGAGAGTCCTTGTATGGTGGAGTACAGCATTGATCAAGTTGGGTATCTCCGTTACTATCTTGCTCCAAAGGTGGACGACGCCGAGTAA
- a CDS encoding glutaminyl-tRNA synthetase, putative, with translation MYTYIYIYIYIYDFCRRLRLGMRLGPAAKILIHRLSPPTFRRLSLAFRGLMTTTVDSAPTAAEPMLEVKKDLRLLETGRPVQGYSNTPELLAKHRSVTGGAPYFRFPPEPNGFLHIGHAKSMNLNFGCAVSHKGKCYLRYDDTNPETEEQLYIDSIHEMVKWMGWEPDWITYSSDYFQQLYEFAIQLIKDGKAYVDHSTADEMKRQRENREESPWRNRPVEESLRLFEHMRQGRYAEGEATLRVKIDMKSDNPNMRDFVAYRVKYNEHPHAKDKWCIYPSYDYTHCLIDSLENIDYSLCTLEFETRRESYFWLLEQLNLWRPHVWEFSRLNVTGSLLSKRKINVLVKKGIVRGFDDPRLLTLAGLRRRGYTPRAINRFCDLVGITRSMNVIQITMLEHTLREDLDDSTERRLMIIDPIKVVIDNWDGEMEAECPNHPRKPELGSRKVMFKKTFYIDRSDFRVEDNDSKFYGLAPGRRAVGLKYSGNIMCTHFDFDEAGQPSLIHVEVDFERTTKPKTNISWVSEAGAVPVEFRLYDYLLRDDRAAVDSDFLKYINEDSEKVVHGYAEAAIREAKVFESVQAERFGYFVVDPETRPDRLVMNRVLTLKEDKEKTAISRGNTGVKGKKQ, from the coding sequence atgtatacatatatatatatatatatatatatatatgacttCTGTCGTCGCCTGCGTCTCGGTATGCGCCTTGGACCAGCTGCAAAAATCCTGATTCATAGGCTATCCCCACCAACGTTCCGCCGCCTTTCTTTGGCCTTTCGTGGACTCATGACAACAACGGTTGATTCCGCCCCCACTGCTGCCGAGCCCATGTTGGAGGTGAAAAAGGACCTCCGTTTATTGGAGACGGGCCGACCAGTGCAGGGATACTCCAACACGCCAGAGCTGCTGGCGAAACACCGATCCGTAACGGGTGGTGCTCCGTACTTCCGGTTCCCTCCAGAGCCCAACGGATTTCTTCACATTGGACACGCTAAGAGCATGAACCTGAACTTTGGCTGCGCCGTTTCTCATAAAGGAAAGTGCTATTTGCGTTACGACGACACGAACCCGGAGACGGAGGAGCAGCTTTACATTGATTCCATCCACGAAATGGTAAAGTGGATGGGATGGGAGCCAGATTGGATTACATACTCTTCAGACTACTTCCAGCAACTTTATGAATTCGCCATTCAGCTCATTAAGGATGGAAAGGCGTACGTGGATCACAGCACCGCTGATGAAATGAAGAGGCAGCGTGAAAATCGGGAAGAGAGCCCGTGGCGTAACCGACCGGTGGAAGAGAGTTTACGACTGTTTGAGCACATGCGTCAGGGGCGCTATGCGGAGGGCGAAGCGACACTCCGCGTAAAGATTGATATGAAGAGCGACAACCCAAATATGAGGGACTTTGTTGCCTACCGTGTAAAGTATAATGAGCACCCACACGCCAAGGACAAGTGGTGCATATATCCCAGCTACGATTACACGCATTGTTTAATTGACAGTTTGGAGAACATTGACTACAGCCTGTGCACCCTCGAGTTTGAGACCCGACGTGAGAGTTACTTTTGGTTGCTCGAGCAGCTGAACCTTTGGCGGCCTCACGTTTGGGAGTTCAGCCGCCTCAACGTCACCGGCTCGTTGCTTTCCAAACGCAAGATTAACGTATTGGTGAAGAAAGGTATTGTACGTGGTTTTGATGACCCAAGGTTGCTGACCCTTGCAGGGTTGCGTCGGAGGGGTTACACGCCAAGAGCTATCAACCGTTTCTGTGATCTTGTTGGTATAACTCGTTCAATGAATGTGATACAAATTACCATGCTCGAGCATACCCTTCGTGAAGATCTCGACGACTCAACGGAGCGGCGCCTGATGATTATAGACCCCATCAAGGTCGTGATTGACAACTGGGACGGTGAGATGGAGGCGGAGTGCCCCAACCATCCACGCAAACCCGAGCTCGGATCGCGTAAGGTAATGTTTAAGAAAACCTTCTACATTGACCGTAGCGACTTCCGTGTGGAGGATAACGACAGCAAATTCTATGGGCTGGCGCCTGGACGTCGTGCTGTCGGCTTAAAGTACTCTGGCAACATCATGTGCACCCACTTTGATTTCGATGAAGCTGGTCAGCCATCGCTTATTCATGTGGAAGTCGACTTCGAGCGTACGACGAAACCGAAGACGAACATCAGTTGGGTTAGTGAGGCAGGAGCGGTTCCGGTGGAGTTCCGTCTTTACGACTACCTTCTGAGGGATGACCGTGCAGCTGTCGACTCTGACTTCCTAAAGTACATTAACGAAGATAGCGAGAAAGTTGTCCACGGTTACGCCGAGGCAGCGATAAGAGAAGCGAAGGTATTTGAATCTGTGCAAGCGGAGCGCTTCGGGTACTTTGTGGTGGATCCCGAAACCCGACCAGATCGCCTTGTAATGAATAGAGTGCTGACACTTAAAGAGGACAAGGAGAAAACGGCCATTAGCCGCGGGAACACGGgggtgaagggaaagaaacagtAA
- a CDS encoding mismatch repair protein MSH3, putative gives MSKRRRGDDESDIFRKAIELLCHRRATTEELSVATKLTPLERQVVCLKESLPPDVILMVACGYRVKFYGRDSRVVSRRFGIMCIQATPFEYSSVPYTGVNIYVRRLVAMGYRVAFADQESASIRSTSGNSKGLFSREIGRVYSRGTMLPDEVVVTAGTPQEGSATGQGDEGAPEGGDPVGVEELLPLKEGSSELFICFLWPSTGSAGVSLVEVTLLSFVTYSLSRHHLSSGGELLDILNRYNIVEVVLFYDEDGARELDRHQNAAATDGTLPPFRLCGLPEAFYTPLNTILSLHHGPTVNGEEDNNSVTVCTSPFIGSIDDSIAEYLKPSRFDTTFRKMCSKSPPLLARSTAGGVAELVMEMPGTTMSALDIFHSSIGLKGSLLALLDHSLTVPGLRRLRSWLAAPLCDLRAINSRREAVAFLLRGEGGDSVVGLLREFAKFGDLEATLGKLRAQRCTVTDYLRLLRAVKVTHKLALDILSLCGEGMCDQIRDALVAVTSENVELFLQSCKCELNLDADSPQEYYAALGSPLPDLLQTHAKERDEVLRALDVELECIRKTLKLPALEYRTIAGTTFIVDVPNVRANDAPKEWIVLTRTKTHVRFHTPRIVNLTVELCSAKERLAIAANEAWLAKQAELEGSVDTMEIFKSVINSVAVLDALHCLAVASSAPGYTAPSISDDEQSIVIRDGRHPMLESLMRGGYVGCDVSLVKHGAWILTGPNMGGKSALMRMVGTFVVLAQLGCYVPAKSAQLPLFGAVYCRMGSSDSLLEGSSTFLKEMEETSRILRSEIVSSSLVLLDELGRGTSSYDGIAIAAATLEYLLRKGATTFFVTHYSQLCEPYVNSSNNGLVSCYYMGFHEEKIVSREGEGEVKIVFTYKPTLGVTPSSFGARVARMAGLPSAVVTEAQLISEEAERTHDWCLSLLELRRFVKNNS, from the coding sequence ATGAGCAAACGCCGCCGTGGTGACGATGAAAGCGATATTTTCCGGAAGGCTATCGAGCTGCTGTGTCACCGCCGGGCCACAACTGAAGAACTGTCAGTTGCAACTAAGCTCACGCCTTTGGAAAGGCAGGTGGTGTGCCTCAAGGAGTCCCTTCCGCCCGATGTTATTCTGATGGTAGCGTGTGGTTACCGTGTGAAGTTTTACGGTCGTGACAGTCGCGTCGTCAGCCGCCGTTTTGGGATAATGTGCATTCAAGCAACTCCATTCGAGTATAGCAGTGTTCCTTACACAGGGGTCAATATTTATGTGCGCCGCCTGGTAGCGATGGGTTATCGTGTTGCTTTTGCGGATCAAGAGAGCGCTTCTATTCGGTCGACCAGTGGTAACTCGAAGGGGTTGTTTTCCCGAGAGATTGGGCGAGTGTACAGCCGAGGAACGATGTTGCCTGATGAGGTGGTTGTCACCGCTGGAACCCCTCAAGAAGGAAGCGCTACCGGTCAGGGGGATGAAGGGGCACCGGAAGGAGGAGATCCCGTTGGTGTGGAGGAACTTCTCCCCTTGAAGGAGGGATCTTCGGAattgtttatttgcttcttgTGGCCCTCAACTGGGTCGGCGGGTGTGAGCCTGGTCGAAGTGACGCTTCTCAGTTTCGTCACGTACTCTCTTTCTCGTCATCACCTGTCTTCAGGGGGAGAGCTTTTGGACATACTCAATCGCTACAATATTGTTGAGGTGGTTCTGTTTTATGATGAAGACGGAGCGCGGGAGCTCGACCGGCATCAGAACGCAGCAGCTACCGACGGCACTTTGCCTCCTTTTCGCTTGTGCGGTTTACCGGAGGCGTTTTACACACCCTTAAACACAATTCTATCGCTTCATCATGGACCGACGGTTAACGGTGAAGAGGATAATAATTCTGTAACTGTCTGCACCTCGCCATTCATCGGTTCTATCGATGACTCAATTGCAGAGTATTTAAAGCCTAGTCGATTTGATACGACCTTCAGGAAAATGTGCTCTAAATCTCCGCCGTTACTTGCGCGGAGCACGGCCGGTGGGGTGGCTGAGTTGGTAATGGAGATGCCCGGCACCACGATGAGCGCGTTGGACATATTTCACAGCAGCATTGGGCTAAAAGGTTCTCTGCTGGCTCTATTGGACCACAGCCTTACGGTGCCTGGTCTGCGGCGGTTGCGTTCGTGGCTGGCGGCCCCGCTCTGCGACTTACGGGCCATTAATTCTCGGCGTGAGGCGGTGGCGTTTTTACTTCGCGGCGAAGGGGGTGACTCAGTGGTGGGCCTGCTGCGAGAGTTTGCCAAGTTTGGTGATCTCGAGGCAACACTGGGGAAGCTGCGGGCGCAGCGGTGCACTGTAACCGATTATCTTCGTTTGTTGCGTGCGGTGAAAGTGACGCATAAACTCGCTCTTGACATTTTATCACTTTGTGGCGAAGGCATGTGCGATCAGATTCGTGATGCTCTTGTTGCCGTCACGTCTGAGAATGTCGAGTTGTTCCTTCAATCGTGTAAGTGTGAGTTAAACTTGGATGCGGATTCCCCTCAGGAGTACTACGCAGCACTTGGTTCCCCCCTACCCGACCTTTTGCAGACTCATGCTAAGGAGCGCGACGAAGTGCTACGTGCGTTGGACGTGGAGCTGGAATGCATTCGAAAGACACTCAAGTTACCTGCGTTGGAGTACCGTACAATCGCTGGCACCACATTCATTGTGGACGTGCCCAACGTAAGGGCCAATGATGCACCGAAAGAGTGGATTGTGCTGACAAGAACAAAGACTCATGTGCGATTTCACACTCCAAGAATTGTCAATCTTACCGTGGAGCTCTGCTCCGCCAAGGAACGCCTTGCCATTGCAGCAAATGAGGCATGGTTAGCGAAGCAAGCCGAGTTGGAAGGTTCTGTCGACACGATGGAGATATTTAAGAGTGTCATTAACTCTGTTGCTGTGCTTGACGCACTTCACTGTCTTGCTGTCGCATCTTCGGCCCCTGGATACACTGCTCCATCCATCTCAGACGATGAGCAGTCGATTGTGATCCGCGACGGACGCCACCCGATGCTTGAGTCGCTCATGCGTGGGGGCTACGTGGGGTGTGACGTTTCCCTTGTCAAGCACGGCGCGTGGATTCTCACAGGGCCCAACATGGGAGGTAAATCAGCTCTGATGCGTATGGTAGGTACGTTTGTGGTATTGGCACAACTGGGTTGCTACGTGCCTGCCAAGTCTGCGCAACTGCCCTTGTTTGGGGCTGTATACTGTCGAATGGGGTCGAGCGATTCTCTGCTGGAGGGAAGTTCCACCTTTTTGAAAGAGATGGAGGAAACAAGTCGGATCCTCCGCTCTGAGATTGTGTCCTCTTCGCTTGTACTACTGGATGAACTCGGCAGGGGAACGAGCAGTTATGATGGTATTGCTATTGCCGCTGCGACACTGGAGTATCTGCTTCGGAAGGGTGCAACAACATTCTTCGTGACGCACTATTCGCAACTCTGTGAGCCCTATGTCAATTCCAGCAACAACGGACTGGTGTCATGCTATTATATGGGATTTCATGAGGAAAAGATTGTGTCTAGAGAGGGCGAGGGGGAGGTAAAAATTGTATTTACTTACAAACCAACACTTGGGGTCACGCCTTCTAGCTTTGGTGCGCGCGTGGCCCGCATGGCTGGGTTGCCCTCTGCAGTTGTAACTGAAGCGCAGCTGATCAGCGAGGAGGCGGAACGCACTCACGACTGGTGCTTGTCTCTTCTTGAATTGCGGCGCTTCGTCAAAAACAATTCTTAG
- a CDS encoding hypothetical protein, unlikely (GPI-Anchor Signal predicted for Tb09.160.3770 by DGPI v2.04 with cleavage site probability 2.5800002 near 30) has protein sequence MLFSNSTVSSSMPLLFPLFYLFWLDTARSGALRSVTGKCVLLGTFTEYILPTASSMYSPLVVVCVCV, from the coding sequence ATGTTATTCTCGAATTCTACAGTATCTAGCAGTATGCCGCTgctgtttcctttgttttatttgttttggctTGACACTGCTCGCTCTGGTGCATTACGTTCCGTGACTGGTAAGTGCGTTTTGCTCGGCACCTTTACTGAATATATTCTACCAACGGCTTCTTCCATGTATTCCCCTCTCGTagtagtgtgtgtgtgtgtgtga
- a CDS encoding actin-like protein 3, putative (likely role in F-actin nucleation as part of complex with ARP2 (curated by B. Wickstead, Univ. of Oxford); similar to SP:P53490: Actin-like protein 3. {Acanthamoeba castellanii;}) — protein sequence MAYPVVVIDNGTGYTKMGYAGNEEPTYIIPTAYADNEASRRRSHDVFSDLDFYVGDEALAHSSSCNLYHPIKHGIVEDWDKMERIWQHCVYKYLRVDPEEHGFILTEPPANPPENREHTAEVMFETFGVKQLHIAVQGALALRASWTSGKAQQLGLVGENTGVVVDSGDGVTHIVPIVDGFVMHNAIQHIPLAGRDITNFVLEWLRERGEPVPADDALYLAQHIKEKYCYIARNIAREFETYDSDLPNHITKHHAVNRKTGESYTVDVGYEKFLGPEMFFSPDIFSREWTLPLPDVIDKAIWSCPIDCRRPLYRNVVLSGGTTMFPKFDKRLQKDLRALVSRRAKKFTKALGDPSKQITYDVNVVAHERQRYAVWYGGSMLGMSPDFAAVAKTKQEYDEHGPYVCRRNNMFHSVFE from the coding sequence ATGGCCTACCCGGTAGTTGTAATCGACAATGGGACAGGCTACACAAAGATGGGCTACGCTGGAAACGAGGAGCCGACATATATAATCCCAACAGCTTATGCGGATAATGAAGCGTCACGCCGCCGGTCCCATGATGTTTTTAGTGATCTCGACTTTTACGTTGGAGATGAGGCACTTGCTCACTCTAGCTCTTGTAACCTTTATCATCCGATTAAGCACGGTATTGTTGAGGACTGGGACAAGATGGAGCGGATATGGCAGCACTGCGTATACAAATACCTCCGCGTAGATCCTGAAGAACATGGCTTCATACTCACTGAACCCCCTGCAAATCCCCCAGAGAACCGCGAACATACGGCGGAAGTTATGTTCGAAACCTTTGGTGTGAAGCAGTTGCACATTGCGGTGCAGGGTGCGCTAGCGTTGCGAGCGTCGTGGACGTCAGGAAAGGCGCAACAATTGGGTCTTGTGGGGGAAAACACGGGTGTTGTTGTGGATTCTGGCGATGGCGTGACGCACATCGTGCCTATTGTCGATGGTTTTGTAATGCATAACGCTATCCAACATATCCCACTTGCGGGGCGGGACATCACGAACTTTGTGCTCGAGTGGTTGCGCGAGCGGGGCGAGCCGGTGCCAGCTGACGATGCGCTATACTTAGCCCAACACATAAAGGAGAAGTACTGCTACATCGCACGCAACATAGCACGGGAATTTGAGACGTATGATAGTGACCTTCCAAATCACATTACTAAGCACCACGCGGTGAACAGGAAGACAGGGGAGTCATATACGGTAGATGTCGGCTACGAGAAGTTTCTCGGACCCGAGATGTTCTTCAGCCCAGACATATTTAGCAGAGAGTGGACGTTGCCGCTCCCCGATGTTATTGACAAGGCCATTTGGTCCTGTCCAATTGACTGTAGGCGGCCGCTTTATCGCAACGTTGTACTTTCAGGTGGGACGACGATGTTTCCCAAATTCGACAAACGGCTACAGAAGGATCTGCGTGCACTCGTGAGTCGTCGCGCAAAGAAATTCACAAAGGCTCTTGGGGACCCCAGTAAGCAAATTACATATGATGTCAATGTGGTGGCGCATGAGCGGCAGCGGTATGCAGTGTGGTACGGTGGAAGTATGCTTGGGATGAGCCCAGACTTTGCAGCGGTGGCGAAGACAAAGCAGGAGTATGACGAACACGGTCCATATGTTTGTCGGCGGAACAACATGTTCCACTCTGTTTTTGAGTAG